In the genome of Myripristis murdjan chromosome 21, fMyrMur1.1, whole genome shotgun sequence, the window GAGCTCCAGTCAACCTGGATGGTTTGGGCACAAACAGATCCTTGGTCAGACAAAGAGCAGGACCAACAGGCCCAAAACGACTGCTGAGAGGCCAGGCCAGCCACAAACCGTGAGGTAAGTCAGGGGGGTCTGCAGGCATGTATCAGCTTTGAAACTGCTTACCTTGGTCTGAATAAAACTGAATCACTTATGCAAAATGACAAGACTGAAAGGTATTATTGCGAGGACAGAAGTAACACTTTGCCATTTATCTACTGATTTGTCTTTACAGGGCTGTGATGCTGCATTTGGCATACCAACCACTGCTTCCCACTGGGAGCAAATACCTCCAGCTGAAATGGGACCAGGCTTCATATGACATGCACAGGAGAAAGGTTGGGCACAATGTGTAATGTTGCCTTTTAAAGAGGGAAAATCTGTTGTAATTTATCTGAATTATTACTGCACAATATTCCACTTGTTATGCCATTCCTCCTAAGCCCTTATTTTAGTTATAAGCCAAGCATGTTGCTGTTTTATCCATGCAGTTATGTTGCCTTCAGCAAATCtgtatctatttttttctcccaaggTGAAATCAGCTAAAccaacaataaacacaacacCACCCACGACCTACAATCACCTGGCTCTCAAGCAGAAGAAACAGAAGGTGGTTATGGACATTTAGGCTACCTCTCATACTTTCTGATAAGCTCACATTATGTCCAGAGGGTGGCAGCAAAGGTTTCAGTGTTGAAACTGCGCACTGGAACCTCAGACTGTTTATTAGACATTAATAGCCTACCGAAAAATTGcaattattatgtatttatcatTACTGTAAAATCCAGTTGTAGAAAAATGTACAGGAGAGGGTGAAAAACGCTTACCAATATGTCAAGGACTGTGTTAGTGTTTCTTTTCCTAAACATATCCATCCCGTTAAGCTCGAAGAGCAGCGGATGATGAAGATTCAGAAGGAAAACAACATGCTTCTGGAGAAAATATCACACATCATGAGGACCACCGGACGAATTGACAACAGGAATGACTATGAGAGGAAAAGGTTAGTTGCATTTTGGGCTTTGCATAAGCATCAGTGTAGATCAGATCCTTAATAGCATCAAGTCGAAGCAACACTTGAATTGTGAAAGCATAAGGTGGCCCTTGAAATTCACAACTCGCTATTGAAATGTACagcatgtctttttcttttatacTGGAGTCTTGGCAGGGAGAGGCGACAGCTGGAGATGCTCCGTATTACCAAGGAGAATCAGATGATCTTATTCCGTCTGAGCCAATGCAGGCCTCACTATAATGTGAGGATCTGGCATGAGGACTGGCTCAAGACTCTTAAGGTGATGGACAGCATTGCACGTTACCCACGAGGATGGGCACAGCAGCAAAAGGtgaggggttttttttatcttgaagATTAAGTAAAATTAATGTAGtggtttatttttacaaatgacACATTGCATTTCTACACCACATGCTGTAACGTCCATTCCATAACATACAACAGTGACCCGCTGAGTTGTTTGataatgattgtttattttatagCATGATAATGTTTGCTTTCATCCGCATGTCAACAACAGGACAAAGAAAAATCCTGTCAGAAGAGCAGTGACTgcgaaaatgaagaaaagaccAGCACTGATGCAACAGGACGTACCGCTGAAAGCAACACGACCAGTGGCAAAGCAGAAAgtgaggagaagggagagaggaaagacgcCAGCaaggaggaagcagaggcaCTGGTCCAAGGGGGGGCaggaacacacactgctcccaAACTGAGCGCTCCTGATCTGATAACAAATACAAGAAACAAACATCCTCATGCAGCTGAAAGTTCTCCCTCGTCTGATAAAACTGAAATGTCAAACACCCCTAACACAACACGTGTCAGCAGGCCGTGCACgcctgacacacaaacacatgagcaGGAGACTGCAGGCAGTGACTACAAGGACACAACTTAGTGATGAGAGACCtggttttgtttagttttgtttttagcaaAGTCACATTTCGTTTCTAGACAGTATGCAAGAGAGTCTCCACAACTTGGTACATTATCAATATTTATATCATGGTGTAAACTGTTTCTTCTTTTGAGCTTGTGCACAATACTGATGGTTTTCAATTTATGGCATGAGCTCTAACAATAATTTCTACTTATGacattcttgtttgt includes:
- the cfap97d2 gene encoding uncharacterized protein CFAP97D1, whose amino-acid sequence is MLHLAYQPLLPTGSKYLQLKWDQASYDMHRRKVKSAKPTINTTPPTTYNHLALKQKKQKLEEQRMMKIQKENNMLLEKISHIMRTTGRIDNRNDYERKSLGRERRQLEMLRITKENQMILFRLSQCRPHYNVRIWHEDWLKTLKVMDSIARYPRGWAQQQKDKEKSCQKSSDCENEEKTSTDATGRTAESNTTSGKAESEEKGERKDASKEEAEALVQGGAGTHTAPKLSAPDLITNTRNKHPHAAESSPSSDKTEMSNTPNTTRVSRPCTPDTQTHEQETAGSDYKDTT